In Montipora capricornis isolate CH-2021 chromosome 4, ASM3666992v2, whole genome shotgun sequence, a single genomic region encodes these proteins:
- the LOC138044456 gene encoding zinc finger protein 862-like — MFENSPKRMAIFIKVQIEIKSVNLSDKSKKVVRKKPKKACQTRWLSFHAATSVILDDYLAVIHTLRQLKDADAVAYGLLSKVQTAKFIGTIYILNAVLPILSSLSKTFQRGTINFSHIKPSIDYTLAKLSEIMVSRAPIVDLKSDLLLGGRLNKAEVRLTPAMEEQLSNLLTRYVTSLTQNIHRRFDHALPVVSSFSIFDPLAVPNPGSPGFKDYGAKEVKVLAKHFYSGDSTKESQLFAEWEKFNYDLASWKSIIPDKVKKNHEVTCTEWCLTRLMKLQTSYSLVFPALVHIAEVCLSMPVSNAWPERGCSALKRVKTRLRSRLSVEMLQTLLAISINGPNVGTPECESLVTSAVDLWESQKKRRKLPRDQARNITAPSSEGVSHPLPTVTSPAAEVAFQTEGQLEAEYTSDATNLASTVEDEVAVATSALNLEKESYFDEGIYSESEDSGEEDTMPF, encoded by the coding sequence ATGTTTGAAAACTCACCAAAGCGGATGGCTATCTTTATCAAAGTCCAAATCGAGATCAAGTCAGTTAACCTATCGGACAAGAGCAAGAAAGTAGTAAGAAAGAAGCCAAAGAAAGCATGTCAAACGAGGTGGCTTTCATTTCACGCTGCTACATCTGTTATTTTAGATGACTACTTGGCAGTAATCCATACTCTGAGACAACTCAAGGATGCAGACGCTGTAGCTTATGGTCTTCTCAGCAAAGTCCAGACGGCAAAGTTCATTGGGACCATTTACATCTTAAACGCTGTCCTTCCCATCCTCTCTTCACTAAGCAAGACCTTTCAGAGGGGAACAATAAATTTTTCTCACATCAAGCCCTCCATTGACTACACTCTTGCAAAGCTGAGCGAGATAATGGTTTCACGGGCCCCTATTGTTGATTTGAAAAGTGACCTTCTCCTTGGGGGACGCTTGAACAAAGCCGAAGTTAGGCTCACCCCTGCCATGGAGGAACAGCTTTCAAACCTACTCACCAGATATGTCACCTCACTAACACAAAACATCCACCGAAGATTTGATCATGCTTTACCCGTAGTGAGTTCTTTTTCCATCTTTGATCCTTTAGCTGTTCCAAATCCCGGATCCCCTGGCTTCAAGGATTATGGTGCAAAGGAAGTGAAGGTCTTGGCAAAGCACTTTTATTCAGGTGACAGCACTAAAGAAAGCCAGCTTTTTGCAGAGTGGGAAAAGTTTAACTACGACCTAGCAAGTTGGAAATCTATCATTCCAGATAAAGTGAAAAAGAACCATGAAGTGACATGTACAGAATGGTGCCTTACACGACTCATGAAACTACAAACGTCTTACAGCCTAGTATTTCCTGCACTGGTTCACATTGCTGAGGTGTGTCTTTCAATGCCAGTATCAAACGCTTGGCCAGAGCGTGGATGCAGTGCACTGAAGCGTGTGAAGACAAGATTAAGGAGCAGATTGTCAGTAGAAATGCTGCAGACCCTCTTGGCTATTTCTATCAATGGTCCAAATGTTGGCACTCCGGAGTGTGAGTCCTTGGTGACTTCCGCTGTGGATCTTTGGGAAAgtcaaaagaaaagaagaaagcttCCAAGAGACCAGGCTAGAAACATCACAGCACCAAGCAGCGAGGGAGTAAGCCACCCTCTTCCTACAGTAACGAGTCCAGCTGCTGAAGTAGCATTCCAAACTGAGGGTCAGCTTGAGGCAGAATATACCAGTGATGCCACCAATTTGGCGAGCACAGTTGAAGATGAAGTTGCTGTGGCTACATCTGCTCTTAATCTTGAAAAGGAGTCTTACTTTGATGAAGGAATATATTCTGAATCAGAAGACAGTGGGGAAGAGGATACAATGCCTTTCTGa
- the LOC138046097 gene encoding uncharacterized protein, with amino-acid sequence MRTPISVEERVGLALWRIATGNSFRTCGLQFGYGKSTAKCICEEFEKALARKKDQFIQFPVTREDIQNSIDEFEEKYGIPQIVGAIDGCHIEINAPPRNREDYYNRKQHYSVVLQGIVDSNLKFLHASVGYPGSIHDSRVLRLSGIYDQAESEQILSAPIRDLGGTNIRPLIVGDSAYPLSSWLIKPYQDRGHLPRDERKFNVKLSVLRSVVERAFGMLKGRWRIVMKKLNRRCRM; translated from the coding sequence ATGCGAACTCCTATAAGTGTAGAAGAACGGGTTGGCTTGGCCTTGTGGCGGATCGCAACAGGTAATTCTTTTAGAACTTGTGGCTTGCAATTTGGATATGGGAAGTCGACCGCAAAATGTATTTGTGAAGAGTTCGAGAAAGCACTCGCTCGAAAAAAAGATCAGTTCATACAATTTCCAGTAACGAGAGAAGACATTCAAAATTCTATCGATGAATTTGAAGAGAAGTATGGCATACCTCAAATCGTAGGTGCAATCGACGGATGTCATATTGAAATCAACGCTCCACCGAGAAATCGTGAAGACTACTACAACCGTAAACAACATTACAGCGTAGTTTTACAAGGTATAGTTGACAGTAACTTGAAATTTCTTCATGCGTCTGTCGGTTACCCTGGGAGTATCCACGATTCCAGAGTCTTGAGACTAAGTGGTATTTACGATCAAGCTGAGAGTGAGCAAATCCTGTCTGCACCAATTAGAGATTTAGGCGGAACTAATATCAGACCTTTGATTGTTGGAGATAGCGCCTACCCTCTTTCCAGTTGGCTAATAAAACCGTACCAGGATAGAGGGCATTTACCAAGggatgaaagaaaattcaatgtAAAGCTTAGTGTACTTCGCTCTGTTGTTGAGCGGGCTTTTGGCATGTTAAAGGGCAGGTGGAGAATTGTAATGAAAAAATTGAACAGAAGGTGCCGAATGTAA
- the LOC138046098 gene encoding uncharacterized protein: MDPSRMQIESTATFSCSSSDSSETSLSRSSESKEVQSDDENSSSSSTSKQEKKTAVENRKMCEKSGKSSRKVKRRREDSDSDWQERFENMWERSLEQEREGRESTQQIIRESLRSEMEQTNAIMAGFKDIFQNLLK, encoded by the coding sequence ATGGATCCTTCAAGGATGCAAATCGAAAGTACTGCGACGTTTAGCTGTAGTAGTAGTGACTCTTCTGAAACCAGTCTAAGCCGATCTTCTGAAAGTAAGGAAGTGCAAAGTGATGATGAAAATTCTTCAAGTAGCAGCAcctcaaaacaagaaaagaaaaccgcCGTTGAAAACCGAAAAATGTGCGAGAAAAGCGGCAAGTCTTCTCGGAAAGTGAAAAGAAGGCGGGAAGACAGCGACAGCGATTGGCAGGAAAGGTTCGAAAACATGTGGGAAAGAAGTCTCGAGCAAGAAAGAGAAGGCAGGGAAAGCACACAGCAGATCATCAGAGAATCGTTAAGGTCAGAAATGGAACAAACTAACGCTATTATGGCTggatttaaagatattttccaGAACTTGTTAAAATAG